Proteins encoded by one window of Actinocorallia herbida:
- a CDS encoding adenylate kinase — protein sequence MRIVLVGPPGAGKGTQAQFIASHLSVPKISTGDIFRANVSGGTELGVLAKQYMDKGDLVPDEVTVAMVRDRISQQDALGGFLLDGFPRNVPQAETLRTILAEGGLALDKVLELVVDEEEVVRRLSGRRTCGQCGRIWHVEFDEGRDDICDDCGGYLFQRDDDKEEVVRHRLEVYKEQTEPLVEFYDKEGILVGIQATGTVEEVTGRALGALRA from the coding sequence GTGCGTATCGTGCTCGTGGGCCCCCCGGGAGCGGGCAAGGGAACTCAGGCCCAGTTCATCGCATCCCATCTGTCGGTCCCGAAGATCTCGACAGGTGACATCTTCCGCGCCAATGTGAGCGGCGGAACCGAGCTCGGCGTCCTCGCCAAGCAGTACATGGACAAAGGCGACCTCGTCCCCGACGAGGTGACGGTCGCCATGGTGCGGGACCGTATCTCCCAGCAGGACGCCCTCGGTGGGTTCCTGCTGGACGGATTCCCCCGCAACGTGCCGCAGGCCGAGACCCTGCGCACGATCCTGGCCGAAGGCGGCCTGGCCCTGGACAAGGTCCTGGAGCTGGTGGTCGACGAGGAAGAGGTCGTGCGGCGGCTCTCGGGCCGGCGGACCTGCGGCCAGTGCGGCCGCATCTGGCATGTGGAGTTCGACGAGGGTCGCGACGACATCTGCGACGACTGCGGCGGCTATCTCTTCCAGCGCGATGACGACAAGGAAGAGGTCGTCCGGCACCGGCTCGAGGTCTACAAGGAACAGACCGAGCCGCTCGTGGAGTTCTACGACAAGGAAGGGATCCTGGTGGGCATTCAGGCCACCGGGACCGTCGAAGAGGTCACCGGCCGCGCGCTCGGCGCGCTGCGCGCGTAG
- the map gene encoding type I methionyl aminopeptidase: protein MFRRRTRIQVKSPEQIELMRVAGRLVGETLALVAAAVKPGVSTLDLDRIAEDNIRGGGGIPSFIGVPGPITPFPATLCTSVNEEIVHCIPRADKVLREGDVVSIDCGAIVAGWHGDAAVTVAVGEIAPDVSSLLDVTEESLWRGMAACKVGGHLGDIGHAVESYVRSQGRYGIVEGYGGHGIGTEMHMEPFIPNVGRKGGGMLLVSGMVFAVEPMVNLGKPHTEEMEDGWTVVTADRSPSAHFEHTVAITADGPQVLTALDGWRERIAELA, encoded by the coding sequence GTGTTCAGAAGGCGGACGCGCATCCAGGTGAAGTCGCCTGAGCAGATCGAGCTCATGCGGGTCGCCGGGCGATTGGTGGGCGAGACGCTCGCCCTGGTCGCCGCGGCGGTGAAGCCGGGCGTCAGCACGCTGGACCTGGACCGTATCGCCGAGGACAACATTCGCGGCGGCGGTGGCATCCCATCCTTCATCGGCGTACCCGGGCCGATCACCCCCTTCCCGGCCACCCTGTGCACCTCGGTGAACGAGGAGATCGTGCACTGCATCCCGCGCGCCGACAAGGTGCTGCGCGAGGGCGACGTCGTCTCGATCGACTGCGGCGCGATCGTGGCCGGCTGGCACGGCGACGCCGCCGTGACCGTGGCCGTCGGCGAGATCGCCCCGGACGTCTCGAGCCTCCTCGACGTCACCGAGGAGTCGCTGTGGCGCGGTATGGCGGCCTGCAAGGTCGGCGGGCACCTCGGCGACATCGGGCACGCGGTCGAGTCTTACGTGCGCTCCCAGGGCCGCTACGGCATCGTCGAGGGTTACGGCGGGCACGGCATCGGCACCGAGATGCACATGGAGCCGTTCATCCCCAACGTGGGGCGCAAGGGCGGCGGCATGCTGCTGGTCTCCGGCATGGTGTTCGCGGTCGAGCCGATGGTGAACCTCGGCAAGCCGCACACCGAGGAGATGGAGGACGGCTGGACCGTCGTCACCGCGGACCGCAGCCCCTCGGCGCACTTCGAGCACACGGTCGCGATCACCGCGGACGGACCCCAGGTGCTGACGGCACTTGATGGGTGGCGGGAGCGCATCGCAGAATTGGCCTGA
- the secY gene encoding preprotein translocase subunit SecY: MLTAVVRAFKTPDLRKKLLFTLMIIVVFRIGSLLPTPGVNVGAVQTAIDAAESGANASLYSLINLFSGGALLKLSIFALGIMPYITASIILQLLTVVIPRLEALKKEGQAGTTKITQYTRYLTIALAILQSTGIVAMASTGNLFTGQSVDILYDTSLFTVVTIVIVMTAGTGVIMWLGELITDRGIGNGMSILIFTTVVASFPQQFINIFQTKGGFVFTIVLLVGLAIVAAVVFVEQAQRRIPVQYAKRMVGRRMYGGTSTYIPLKVNQAGIIPVIFASSLLYLPQLAGQLWPNSEFLGKYLLPYLQQDNPVNMAVTFALIVFFTYFYVAITFNPTEVADNMKKYGGFIPGIRPGRPTAEYLDYVLTRITAPGALYLGLVALIPLVAFSLIQAANDFPFGGTSILIIVGVGLDTVKQIESQLQQRSYEGFLR; this comes from the coding sequence GTGCTCACCGCTGTTGTTAGGGCATTCAAGACGCCCGACCTGCGCAAAAAGCTACTGTTCACGTTGATGATCATCGTGGTGTTCCGGATCGGTTCACTGCTCCCGACCCCGGGCGTCAACGTGGGCGCGGTACAGACCGCGATCGATGCCGCCGAATCCGGCGCCAACGCGAGCCTGTATTCGCTGATCAACCTCTTCAGCGGCGGCGCGCTGCTCAAGCTCTCGATCTTCGCGCTCGGCATCATGCCGTACATCACCGCGAGCATCATCCTGCAGCTGCTGACCGTGGTGATCCCACGCCTGGAGGCCCTCAAGAAGGAGGGCCAGGCCGGCACCACGAAGATCACCCAGTACACCCGGTACCTGACGATCGCGCTGGCGATCCTGCAGTCGACGGGCATCGTCGCGATGGCCTCGACCGGCAACCTGTTCACCGGGCAGTCGGTGGACATCCTGTACGACACCTCGCTGTTCACGGTCGTCACCATCGTCATCGTGATGACCGCCGGCACCGGTGTCATCATGTGGCTGGGCGAGCTCATCACCGACCGCGGCATCGGCAACGGCATGTCGATCCTCATCTTCACCACGGTCGTCGCCTCGTTCCCGCAGCAGTTCATCAACATCTTCCAGACCAAGGGCGGCTTCGTCTTCACGATCGTCCTGCTGGTCGGTCTCGCGATCGTCGCCGCCGTCGTCTTCGTCGAGCAGGCGCAGCGCCGCATCCCGGTGCAGTACGCCAAGCGGATGGTCGGCCGCCGCATGTACGGCGGCACCTCGACCTACATCCCGCTGAAGGTCAACCAGGCGGGCATCATCCCCGTGATCTTCGCCTCGTCGCTGCTGTACCTGCCGCAGCTCGCCGGTCAGCTCTGGCCGAACAGCGAGTTCCTCGGGAAGTACCTCCTGCCCTACCTCCAGCAGGACAACCCGGTGAACATGGCGGTCACGTTCGCACTCATCGTGTTCTTCACGTACTTCTACGTGGCCATCACGTTCAACCCCACTGAAGTCGCCGACAACATGAAGAAGTACGGTGGTTTCATCCCGGGCATCCGTCCGGGGCGGCCGACCGCCGAGTACCTCGACTACGTGCTCACGCGGATCACCGCCCCCGGCGCGCTCTACCTGGGTCTGGTCGCCCTCATTCCGTTGGTGGCGTTCTCGCTGATCCAGGCGGCGAACGACTTCCCGTTCGGTGGCACCAGCATCCTGATCATCGTCGGCGTTGGGTTGGACACCGTGAAGCAGATCGAATCTCAGCTCCAGCAGCGTAGTTACGAAGGTTTCCTCCGCTAG